From Chryseobacterium gallinarum, one genomic window encodes:
- the mtgA gene encoding monofunctional biosynthetic peptidoglycan transglycosylase, which translates to MWKKIKQLIFIILVMNVVFIIWGRFFNPPITITQIGGLFEYGKLHRDYISYDDMGNNVKKAVIASEDQKFFNHNGFDYTAIEKAMKYNEKGKKIRGGSTISQQTAKNVFLWQGRSWIRKGLEAIYTFIIEKVWSKDIILERYLNSIEMGQGVFGVEAAARYYFGKSSKDLSASDAAWIAAVLPNPKKYDPKNPSPYLRKKHNWIMRQMRNVSLK; encoded by the coding sequence ATGTGGAAAAAAATTAAACAGCTTATCTTCATCATTCTTGTAATGAATGTTGTATTTATTATCTGGGGCAGGTTTTTTAATCCGCCGATTACCATTACCCAGATAGGAGGGCTTTTTGAATATGGGAAACTTCACAGAGATTATATCTCTTATGATGATATGGGGAACAATGTGAAAAAAGCAGTGATCGCTTCTGAAGATCAAAAGTTTTTTAACCATAACGGCTTCGATTATACAGCTATTGAAAAGGCAATGAAGTATAATGAAAAAGGGAAAAAAATAAGAGGAGGAAGTACCATTTCCCAACAGACGGCCAAAAATGTTTTTCTTTGGCAAGGCAGAAGCTGGATCAGAAAAGGATTGGAAGCTATTTATACTTTCATTATCGAGAAAGTATGGAGTAAGGATATTATTCTTGAAAGATATCTGAACTCTATCGAGATGGGACAGGGAGTATTTGGAGTAGAAGCTGCTGCCCGGTATTATTTTGGAAAATCATCTAAAGATTTAAGTGCTTCGGATGCAGCCTGGATTGCCGCTGTATTGCCCAATCCGAAGAAATACGATCCTAAAAATCCATCCCCTTATCTGAGGAAGAAACACAATTGGATCATGAGACAGATGAGGAATGTGAGTTTGAAATAG
- a CDS encoding ABC transporter substrate-binding protein, with protein MKKKILLLFTVFSLITCKRESKISSSDWTHISSRTQFKEHDGTLELKSGNFTYNFNKNQTPFKKIILLNASMAGYISELGAENLIIGVSSPEYIYSEKIQNLIKEGKIQNVGSDQKYDVEKIIALKPDAIFTNHIASFENTYELLKNNGIQVIFLDEYMEQKPLEKTAYIKLFGELLGKEKEAEAKYEEIAENYNELKKLALTSKEKPLVLANEMYGDVWYLPGGNTSVAHYIADANASYILKDNKDEKALTMGFEEVFAKTNGVQYWVNAGNYTSKKEMQKVNSLYGKLEVFNKGKIYTLSGKEKQRANDFFESGVVRADLILKDYIKIFHPELLPGYQLTYMKELQ; from the coding sequence ATGAAAAAGAAAATTTTACTTTTATTTACGGTTTTTTCGCTAATTACCTGTAAAAGAGAATCAAAAATTTCGTCCTCAGACTGGACTCATATTTCAAGCCGTACCCAATTTAAGGAGCATGATGGAACATTGGAGCTGAAATCAGGAAATTTCACCTATAATTTTAATAAAAATCAGACTCCTTTTAAGAAAATCATTCTTCTGAACGCAAGTATGGCAGGGTATATTTCAGAGCTTGGAGCCGAAAATCTGATTATCGGAGTCTCTAGTCCGGAGTATATTTATTCAGAAAAAATTCAAAACCTTATTAAAGAAGGGAAAATCCAAAATGTAGGAAGTGATCAGAAATATGATGTCGAGAAAATTATCGCATTGAAACCTGACGCTATTTTCACCAATCATATTGCCAGTTTTGAGAATACCTACGAATTACTGAAAAATAACGGAATTCAGGTTATATTCCTGGATGAGTATATGGAACAGAAGCCATTAGAGAAAACAGCCTATATAAAGCTTTTTGGAGAGTTGTTAGGAAAAGAAAAAGAAGCGGAAGCCAAATATGAGGAAATAGCTGAAAATTATAATGAATTAAAAAAACTGGCCCTTACTTCTAAAGAAAAACCTTTGGTTTTAGCCAATGAAATGTATGGTGATGTATGGTATCTTCCTGGTGGAAATACCTCTGTTGCTCATTATATTGCTGATGCCAATGCTTCATATATACTGAAAGATAATAAGGATGAAAAAGCATTAACCATGGGGTTTGAAGAAGTGTTTGCAAAAACTAACGGCGTACAGTACTGGGTAAATGCAGGAAACTATACCTCTAAAAAAGAAATGCAGAAAGTAAATTCCTTATATGGAAAACTAGAAGTCTTCAATAAAGGGAAAATCTATACATTATCAGGGAAAGAAAAACAAAGAGCCAATGACTTCTTTGAAAGCGGAGTGGTAAGAGCCGATTTGATCCTCAAAGATTATATTAAAATTTTTCATCCCGAACTATTGCCCGGTTATCAGCTGACTTATATGAAAGAGTTGCAGTAA
- a CDS encoding recombinase, translated as MKFFNSSTNFESVLKKYFSFKNETLSLEPFAEFLESIKKADFTDVLNFLRSNPNFADNFKHYIHNIFKGRPFNLSLTEANILSENAFFPELKKRILNKVLPPVENEKTVWYMIDNVSLRPKTDLKYLHNLPENEINEFLTLLGASDFIIRPNVKKELIFSMNILSWRVTGMAMEVEVVRMAPQYRNLDNPFLALQNELETLAEDLVNDPELQLHSKDSRYKQIKIYAEQCLEFVNIAFKNSAKYGISGKINQSLLKIRQQTKRIYEIVQLLVIDSEEDVLIKSKQLIFNILNYKSHKNNIADLINDSTRLISHLITNHTAETGAHYITSTRREYMTMFYKASGGGIIVGALCVLKMLYGYIPGSDFSHAFLYSMNYAMGFIMIYLMGFTLATKQPAMTAATMTKVLSEEGNSKRNNTEFAHLVSKLFRSQFIAFVGNVLLAFPVALAIIYGLDVFFSQNLAVDRSDKLLKDLDPFKSKAILHASIAGFYLFISGIISGNIGNNSVFYQIPERIAKNLSIRSFFGKKFAKGLSKYYAKNWPGIVSNFWFGVFLGATAPIGLFFGLDLDIRHITFAAGNFALGLYGKDFSVDSYTFWISFFTVFLIGFFNFLVSFSLSMFLAFRSRKMNFGQVSEIYKEIFSYFVKHPLKFFFPLRSGLDKQANDLMSSTISNKSEEQDH; from the coding sequence ATGAAATTCTTTAATTCCAGCACAAATTTTGAGTCAGTTCTTAAAAAATATTTTTCTTTTAAGAACGAAACCCTTTCTTTAGAACCCTTTGCAGAATTTCTGGAAAGTATAAAAAAGGCGGACTTTACAGATGTGCTCAATTTTCTCAGAAGCAATCCCAATTTTGCGGATAACTTTAAACATTATATCCATAATATTTTTAAAGGAAGGCCTTTCAACCTGTCTCTCACAGAAGCCAATATCCTTTCAGAAAACGCCTTTTTCCCGGAATTGAAAAAAAGGATTCTGAATAAGGTATTACCTCCGGTAGAGAATGAGAAAACGGTTTGGTATATGATCGATAATGTAAGTCTGAGACCTAAAACGGATCTGAAATACCTGCACAACCTTCCCGAAAATGAGATCAATGAGTTTTTAACCCTTCTGGGAGCTTCAGATTTTATTATCAGGCCAAATGTAAAGAAAGAACTTATCTTTTCAATGAATATTCTTTCCTGGCGGGTAACCGGAATGGCGATGGAAGTGGAAGTCGTAAGGATGGCTCCCCAATACAGAAACCTTGATAACCCGTTTTTAGCCCTTCAGAATGAGCTGGAAACACTGGCAGAAGATCTGGTTAATGATCCTGAACTGCAACTGCATTCCAAAGACAGCAGGTACAAGCAAATTAAGATCTATGCAGAACAATGCCTTGAATTTGTAAACATTGCTTTTAAAAATTCTGCCAAATATGGTATTTCGGGAAAGATTAACCAGTCTTTACTGAAAATCCGACAGCAGACAAAGAGGATCTATGAGATTGTCCAGCTGCTGGTGATTGATTCTGAAGAAGATGTGCTGATCAAGTCAAAACAGTTGATTTTCAATATCCTGAACTATAAATCTCATAAAAATAATATTGCTGACCTCATCAACGATAGTACGAGGCTGATCTCCCACCTTATTACCAATCACACAGCGGAAACAGGAGCTCACTATATCACATCCACGCGCAGGGAATATATGACTATGTTTTACAAAGCGAGCGGAGGAGGAATCATAGTGGGTGCACTTTGTGTTTTGAAAATGCTGTATGGCTATATTCCCGGCAGTGACTTTTCACATGCATTTTTGTATTCCATGAACTATGCGATGGGATTTATCATGATTTACCTCATGGGATTTACGCTGGCAACGAAGCAACCGGCTATGACTGCAGCTACGATGACCAAAGTATTATCCGAGGAAGGAAACAGCAAAAGAAACAATACTGAATTTGCACACCTTGTGTCCAAGCTTTTCAGGAGTCAGTTTATTGCCTTTGTAGGAAATGTTTTGCTTGCTTTTCCGGTGGCATTGGCCATCATCTATGGTCTGGATGTCTTTTTCTCACAGAACCTGGCTGTTGACAGATCGGATAAATTATTAAAAGATCTGGATCCTTTTAAATCTAAGGCTATTCTGCATGCCAGTATTGCTGGTTTTTATCTTTTTATTTCAGGAATTATTTCAGGAAATATCGGAAACAACTCCGTGTTTTATCAGATTCCGGAGAGGATTGCCAAAAACCTTTCGATCAGAAGCTTTTTCGGGAAGAAATTTGCAAAAGGACTTTCAAAATATTATGCTAAAAACTGGCCGGGGATTGTTTCCAATTTCTGGTTTGGGGTTTTCCTGGGAGCTACGGCACCAATAGGCTTGTTTTTTGGACTGGATCTGGATATCAGGCATATCACCTTTGCTGCAGGAAACTTTGCATTAGGTCTTTATGGTAAAGATTTCTCAGTAGATTCCTATACCTTCTGGATTTCCTTCTTCACTGTATTTTTAATAGGTTTTTTCAACTTCCTGGTAAGTTTCAGCTTGTCAATGTTCCTGGCTTTCAGGTCAAGAAAAATGAATTTTGGGCAGGTGAGTGAAATCTATAAAGAGATCTTCAGTTATTTTGTAAAACATCCGTTAAAATTTTTCTTCCCATTACGCTCAGGGTTGGATAAACAGGCTAATGATCTGATGAGCAGTACGATTTCCAATAAATCGGAAGAACAGGATCATTAA
- the recF gene encoding DNA replication/repair protein RecF (All proteins in this family for which functions are known are DNA-binding proteins that assist the filamentation of RecA onto DNA for the initiation of recombination or recombinational repair.) encodes MIIKKLSLYNFKNHSEKKFEFSPQINCFVGNNGVGKTNILDALHYLSVGKSFLGNTDVNNIKKEEDFFTIDAEIQNEDSDDIIRVSQPKEAKKVIKKNDKSYDRLADHIGYLPSVMISPYDSNLISDSGESRRRFLDSMISQTDSEYLFDLIQYQKAIQQRNALLKYFAKNRTWDRDSLEIYDDPISRFGTKIFNKRKEFVEQLNPIVQNFYQIISGGKETVSVIYESHLLENTFENLLKESLERDRMLTYTSKGIHKDDLLFEMDHVLIKKTGSQGQQKSFLISLKLAQMSLVKELTKKTPILLLDDIFDKLDDTRVSQLIELVNRESFGQIFITDTHRERTESVVKKINEESIIFEV; translated from the coding sequence ATGATTATCAAGAAACTTTCCCTGTACAATTTCAAAAACCATTCGGAGAAAAAATTTGAGTTTTCCCCGCAGATCAACTGCTTTGTAGGTAATAATGGTGTGGGAAAGACCAACATCCTGGACGCACTGCATTATTTGTCCGTGGGAAAAAGCTTTCTGGGAAATACTGACGTTAACAATATTAAAAAAGAAGAAGATTTCTTTACTATTGATGCTGAAATTCAAAATGAGGACAGTGATGATATAATCAGAGTTTCCCAGCCTAAAGAAGCTAAAAAGGTCATCAAAAAGAATGATAAAAGCTATGACAGGCTTGCAGATCACATCGGATACCTGCCAAGTGTTATGATTTCACCTTATGATTCCAACTTAATTTCGGATTCAGGGGAAAGCAGACGCAGGTTTCTGGATTCGATGATTTCCCAGACAGATTCTGAATATCTTTTTGACCTGATCCAATACCAGAAAGCCATTCAGCAACGGAATGCCCTATTGAAATATTTTGCCAAAAACAGAACCTGGGACAGGGATTCCCTGGAGATTTATGATGATCCGATTAGCCGGTTCGGGACTAAGATTTTTAATAAAAGAAAAGAGTTTGTAGAACAGCTCAACCCTATTGTTCAGAATTTTTACCAGATCATCTCCGGTGGAAAAGAAACGGTTTCAGTGATTTACGAATCTCACTTACTGGAAAATACTTTTGAGAATCTTTTAAAAGAAAGCCTTGAAAGGGACCGCATGCTTACCTACACTTCGAAAGGTATTCATAAGGATGACCTTCTTTTTGAAATGGATCATGTTCTGATCAAAAAAACCGGTTCCCAGGGACAGCAGAAATCTTTCCTTATCTCCTTAAAGCTTGCCCAGATGAGCCTTGTCAAAGAGTTAACTAAAAAGACCCCTATTCTCTTACTGGATGATATATTTGATAAGCTTGATGATACCCGTGTTTCTCAATTGATCGAATTGGTGAACAGGGAAAGCTTTGGCCAGATATTCATCACGGATACACACCGGGAACGTACGGAAAGTGTTGTAAAAAAAATCAATGAAGAAAGTATCATTTTTGAAGTGTAG